The DNA window GCTGCCCTCCGAGTCGCGTTTGATGGAAGAGTTCGGGGTCTCCCGTCCTACCATCCGGGAAGCTTTCCGTATCCTCGAAACCGAAAAGCTGGTATCGGTCGCGCGCGGCGCACGTGGCGGCGCCGTCGTCCACGAGCCGGATGCGAACCTGATTTCGTACTATCTTCTGCTGGTGCTGCAGTCGGAAGAGACGACCATCGACGAGGTCTATCTGGCCCGGAACTTCTTCGAGCCCAGCGTGGTTCGCCAACTGGCCGGCCGTGCCACCTCGGCGGACATCGAGACGCTGCGTGCACGTCTGGACGACGAGCACGCAGCGCTCAGCGATCCGCAGGCTTTCGCGACCGCACTCGTCGCGTTCCACAGCACCCTCGTCGAGTTGTCGAACAACCGTCCGCTGATACACCTGGTGCGTGCGCTCAACGAGGTCGTCAAGCGTTACCAGACGATGGTAGTGACGCAGAGGCGCCAGCAAAAAGACAAGGCGGGGAACCTCGAGTTCGCGGCCAAGGGCCTGAAATCGCACAAGAAGATGATCGACCTCATCGAGGCGCATGATTCCGACGGGGCCGCCGCTCACTGGCGTGCCCATAGCGAAATGGCCTACAAAACATGGTTGACCGGTTTCGAAGGCATGAAGATCCTCGAACTGTTCCCGGACTGAACCGGTCGATCCGGCCCAGCCCGACGGGGCCTGCACGATGCCGTGCAGGCCCCGTTGTCGTTTACCGCCTATGGACCGGATATGCTTTCCAAAAACATTAATCATTGATATGATTAATGTAATTGGGCCGGCATTCAGCCTGCCCGCATTGGACGAAGGCCAAGACCAAGGGAGATAGCATGGCAGAGGCATACATTTACGATCACGTTCGCACCCCGCGCGGGCGTGGCAGGGCGAACGGCGCACTGCACCAGATACCGCCCATCGAACTCGCGGCGCAGGTGTTGGGCGCGCTGCGCGACCGGAGCGACCTCGACAGCGCTCTCGTCGACGACGTCGTGCTGGGCGTCGTCACGCCGGTGGGCGAGCAGGGATGCGATATCGCCCGTCCGGCCGCGCTGATCGCGGGTTATTCGGAATCGGTGCCGGGCATGCAGCTGGATCGCTTCTGTTCGTCGGGGCTGGATGCCGTCAACATGGCAGCCGCGCAGGTGATGTCCGGCCAATCGCAACTGGTGGTCGGCGGCGGCGTCGAATCGATGTCGCGCGTGCCGATGGGATCGCAGGGCGGGGCCTGGGCGCGCGACCCATCGGTGATCTACCGGACGTATTTTGCGCCTCAGGGCATCGGTGCAGACCTGATCGCGACCCGTTCGGGATTCACGCGCAACGATATCGACGGTTATGCGGTGGCGAGCCAGCGGCGCGCCGCGCATGCCTGGGACCAGGGCTATTTCGACCGGTCCGTGATTCCGGTGACGGACGATCTGGGCTTCCCCGTGCTGCGGCGCGACGAGCACATGCGTCCGGGTACCACGCTCGACGATCTCGCCAAGCTGGAGCCGGCCTTCGCGCTGATGGGGGAAAAAGGAGGCTACGACGCCATCGCCCTGCAGCGCTATCCTGACCTGCTCGAGATCAAGCACGTGCACACCGGCGGCAATTCGAGCGGCATCGTGGACGGCGCCGCCGGCGTGCTGGTCGGCAGTCGCGCCATCGGCGAGCAGCTGGGCCTGAAACCGCGCGGCCGGATCGTCGCGTTCGCGTCGGTCGGTTCGGAGCCGACCATCATGCTGACCGGTCCCGCCGAGGCGACCCGCAAGGCGCTGCGCAATGCCGGACTGACCCTGGCCGACATCGACCTGTTCGAACTGAACGAAGCCTTCGCGTCGATGGTGCTGGAATACATGCGCGTGCTCGAGATCCCGCACGAGCGCATCAACGTCAACGGTGGCGCCATCGCCATGGGACATCCGCTGGGCGCGACCGGCGCGATGCTGGCCGGCACCCTGCTGGACGAACTGGAACGCAGCGGCAAGCGCTACGGCGTCGTGTCCCTGTGCGTCGGCATCGGCATGGCCACCGCCACCGTCATCGAGCGCCTGTGAGCGCGCCCCACTACTTTTGAGCGACGAACAATCCATGTACACAACTCTCAATCTCGAAGTCGGCGCCGATGGCGTGGCGGTCGTGACCATCGACGTGCCCGGCAGCACGGCGAACGTGATGACGCCGGCATTCCGCGCCGACCTGGCGGCGGTGATCGACCGGGTCGGCAGCGACGCCGGCGTGGTCGGTGCCGTCATCACGTCCGCCAAGGCCGACTTCATGGCCGGCGGTGACCTGAAAGCCATGGTCGAGCAATTTTCGGCCCCGCTTACCAAGGACGAGGCATTCCGTATCGCCACGCTGATGAGTCCGCTGCTGCGCAAGCTGGAAACCAGCGGCAAGCCGTTCGTCGCGGCCATCAACGGCCCCGCGATGGGCGGCGGACTCGAGCTGGCGCTGGCCTGCCATGCGCGCGTGGCGCTGGACTCGCCCCAGGTGCGCCTGGCGCTGCCCGAGGTGACGCTGGGGCTGATCCCCGGTGCCGGCGGTTCGCAGCGTCTGCCGCGCCTGATCGGGGTGCAGAAGGCATTGCCCCTCCTGCTCAAGGGGACGGTCCTCGGCGTCCGCCAGGCCGAGGAGCTGGGCCTGGTCGACAACGTCGCCGGCGCCGACCTGGTCAAGGTTGCGCGTTCCATGGTCGCGGCCGCCAATCCCGTTCAGCCCTGGGACCGCAAGGGTTATCAGGTGCCCGGCGGCGCGGGATTCTTCGACGTCGACCTGGGCGCGGCGTACAACCTGACGGCGACGTCGATCGCCAAGGACACGGCACGCAACTATCCTGCGCCGATCGCCCTGCTGACGGTCGTGGCGCGCGGCGTGATGCTGCCGATGGACGCGGCGCTGCACCTGGAATCCTGCCACTTCGCCAAGCTCGTGCTGGACCCGGTCGCCCGCAACATGGTGCGCACGAGCTTCGTCAGCAAGGGCGAGCTCGACAAGTTGGCGCGCCGGCCCAGGGATATCCCTCCGGGCAAGCTGTCGCAGGTCGGCGTGATCGGCGCCGGCCTGATGGGTGGCGGCGTCGCGCAAGTGTGTGCCGCCGCCGGCCTGGAGGTCAGGCTGGTCGATGCGACACTGGAGCAGGCCGCGGCCGGCAAGCAGCGCCTGGCCGACGTCTATGCCAAGCTGGTGCAGCGCGGCCGCATGGCGCAAGACAAGGTGGACGGGATCCTGGCACGCATCGTCCCGACCGCCGACTATGCGCAACTGTCCGGCTGCGGCCTGGTGGTCGAAGCGGTGTTCGAGAACCGCGAGGTCAAGAGCCAGGTGTTCCGCAAGCTCCAGGAGGTGCTGGCGCCGGACGCGATCATCGCGAGCAACACGTCGTCGCTGCCGATCACCGGCCTGGCCGAAGGCGTGTCGCATCCCGAGCGCTTCATCGGCCTGCACTTCTTCTCGCCGGTGGACCGCATGCCGCTGGTCGAAGTGGTGACCGGCGCGCTGACCGCGGAGCGGACGCTGGCGCATGCATTGGACTTCATCAAGCTGCTGCGCAAGACGCCGATCGTGGTCAAGGATTCGCGCGGCTTCTTCACCACGCGCGTCATCAGCGCCTACCTGACCGAAAGCATGGGCATGCTGGCCGAGGGTGTGAAACCCGCGCTGATCGACAACGCGGCCAAGCTGGCCGGCATGCCGATCGGCCCGCTGTCGCTGGTGGATGAACTGACCATCGAACTGGGCTACAACGCGATGAACCAGGAAAAAGCCGACCTGGGCGAAGCGTGGCGCGCGCCGCCGGGCTATCCGGTGCAACACAAATTCGTGGCCGAACTGGATCGCAAGGGCCGCCGCTACGGCAAGGGATTCTACGACTACATCGATGGCAGGAAGACCTTGTGGCCGGGCCTGGACGCGGTCTATCCGCCCGCGCCGGAACAACCCGCCGTCGACGAGCTGAAGCGGCGCATGCTGTATATCCAGTCGCTCGAGGCCGCCCGCTGCTTCGAAGAGGGCGTCATCGCCGATCCGGCCGAGGGCGATGTCGGCTCCGTATTGGGAATTGCGTTCCCGGCCTACACCGGCGGCGTATTTTCCCTGATCGACACGGTCGGCATCCGCACCTTCGTCGAGCAATGCGAGCAGCTGGCCGACCGCTACGGCGAGCGGTATCGCCCCAGCGCCTGGCTGAAGGCACGGGCCGCCCGCGGCGAACCATTCTATCCGGCCGCGTCGGCCGCCTGAGCCCGGAAT is part of the Massilia putida genome and encodes:
- a CDS encoding FadR/GntR family transcriptional regulator is translated as MSTTTAAKAAKPIAAAQPVDKPAVAAVAKKTLHIPKASEIVAHNIRKQIVRGELNEGDLLPSESRLMEEFGVSRPTIREAFRILETEKLVSVARGARGGAVVHEPDANLISYYLLLVLQSEETTIDEVYLARNFFEPSVVRQLAGRATSADIETLRARLDDEHAALSDPQAFATALVAFHSTLVELSNNRPLIHLVRALNEVVKRYQTMVVTQRRQQKDKAGNLEFAAKGLKSHKKMIDLIEAHDSDGAAAHWRAHSEMAYKTWLTGFEGMKILELFPD
- a CDS encoding acetyl-CoA C-acetyltransferase, translated to MAEAYIYDHVRTPRGRGRANGALHQIPPIELAAQVLGALRDRSDLDSALVDDVVLGVVTPVGEQGCDIARPAALIAGYSESVPGMQLDRFCSSGLDAVNMAAAQVMSGQSQLVVGGGVESMSRVPMGSQGGAWARDPSVIYRTYFAPQGIGADLIATRSGFTRNDIDGYAVASQRRAAHAWDQGYFDRSVIPVTDDLGFPVLRRDEHMRPGTTLDDLAKLEPAFALMGEKGGYDAIALQRYPDLLEIKHVHTGGNSSGIVDGAAGVLVGSRAIGEQLGLKPRGRIVAFASVGSEPTIMLTGPAEATRKALRNAGLTLADIDLFELNEAFASMVLEYMRVLEIPHERINVNGGAIAMGHPLGATGAMLAGTLLDELERSGKRYGVVSLCVGIGMATATVIERL
- a CDS encoding 3-hydroxyacyl-CoA dehydrogenase NAD-binding domain-containing protein, which produces MYTTLNLEVGADGVAVVTIDVPGSTANVMTPAFRADLAAVIDRVGSDAGVVGAVITSAKADFMAGGDLKAMVEQFSAPLTKDEAFRIATLMSPLLRKLETSGKPFVAAINGPAMGGGLELALACHARVALDSPQVRLALPEVTLGLIPGAGGSQRLPRLIGVQKALPLLLKGTVLGVRQAEELGLVDNVAGADLVKVARSMVAAANPVQPWDRKGYQVPGGAGFFDVDLGAAYNLTATSIAKDTARNYPAPIALLTVVARGVMLPMDAALHLESCHFAKLVLDPVARNMVRTSFVSKGELDKLARRPRDIPPGKLSQVGVIGAGLMGGGVAQVCAAAGLEVRLVDATLEQAAAGKQRLADVYAKLVQRGRMAQDKVDGILARIVPTADYAQLSGCGLVVEAVFENREVKSQVFRKLQEVLAPDAIIASNTSSLPITGLAEGVSHPERFIGLHFFSPVDRMPLVEVVTGALTAERTLAHALDFIKLLRKTPIVVKDSRGFFTTRVISAYLTESMGMLAEGVKPALIDNAAKLAGMPIGPLSLVDELTIELGYNAMNQEKADLGEAWRAPPGYPVQHKFVAELDRKGRRYGKGFYDYIDGRKTLWPGLDAVYPPAPEQPAVDELKRRMLYIQSLEAARCFEEGVIADPAEGDVGSVLGIAFPAYTGGVFSLIDTVGIRTFVEQCEQLADRYGERYRPSAWLKARAARGEPFYPAASAA